A DNA window from Methanobacterium sp. contains the following coding sequences:
- a CDS encoding ion channel, with the protein MQRNFKLVFNALLFVSIFIDILILIFLGLDFALSLKPVILSLVNFDIIVSLLIILQSAQWIKKQEHKKQYLTKNWIYIPAMIPFAYLIILLSPNMHYLVVILLLFRIYALFKYAMRIKDIIHITEKTRLDYATFVLVGTFVFGSLLFFWVESPVNPQASTLDDAAYFMIVTMSTVGYGNIVPYTGIGRFISVIAIIVGVGYAGWVTAAIATSLIEQLREERKTESEKEVKSMEIILDKLDKIEKELEELKSQKNK; encoded by the coding sequence ATGCAGCGAAATTTCAAATTAGTCTTCAATGCTTTATTATTCGTTTCAATATTCATAGATATTCTAATCCTAATTTTTCTAGGTTTGGATTTTGCTCTAAGTTTAAAACCAGTTATATTAAGCCTGGTAAACTTTGATATAATCGTTTCTTTACTCATAATTCTCCAATCTGCACAATGGATAAAAAAACAAGAGCATAAAAAGCAATATCTGACAAAAAATTGGATTTATATCCCTGCTATGATTCCTTTTGCATATCTTATTATCCTACTTTCCCCAAATATGCATTATTTAGTTGTAATACTGCTTTTATTCAGAATTTATGCCCTATTTAAATATGCAATGAGAATTAAAGATATAATCCATATTACAGAAAAAACCAGACTGGATTATGCCACATTTGTTCTTGTAGGTACTTTTGTATTTGGCTCACTGCTTTTCTTCTGGGTTGAGTCTCCAGTAAATCCCCAGGCTTCTACCCTTGATGATGCAGCTTATTTTATGATTGTTACCATGTCCACTGTTGGTTATGGAAATATAGTCCCATATACAGGAATCGGCAGATTCATTTCTGTTATAGCAATAATTGTCGGTGTTGGATATGCTGGTTGGGTCACTGCTGCCATTGCTACGTCCCTTATAGAACAGTTGAGAGAAGAGCGGAAAACAGAGAGTGAAAAAGAAGTTAAATCCATGGAGATTATTTTAGATAAATTGGATAAAATAGAAAAAGAACTGGAAGAATTGAAATCTCAAAAAAATAAATAA
- a CDS encoding DUF308 domain-containing protein — MQAKTSGLILIVLGLIIIAFPLLGILPFSLLLGISVLFLGIGLLIAGIIGIRASTTMGVVELILGIIAIILGIGIIINPGFFSFLVALLIYIAGIFLIIVGIMAFFAKIRNKWVSIVPIILGLIYILIGSIVADPFYLGALIGIWLLITGIIMLFQD; from the coding sequence ATGCAGGCAAAAACAAGTGGATTGATCTTAATAGTCCTTGGTTTAATTATAATTGCTTTCCCTCTTTTAGGAATACTCCCTTTTAGTTTGCTTCTTGGAATTTCCGTGCTATTTTTAGGTATAGGGCTTTTAATAGCAGGTATAATTGGAATCCGTGCAAGTACTACCATGGGCGTTGTGGAGTTAATACTGGGAATTATAGCCATTATTTTGGGTATAGGTATCATTATAAATCCTGGATTCTTCAGTTTCTTAGTTGCTTTATTGATTTATATTGCAGGTATATTCCTGATAATCGTAGGTATAATGGCATTTTTTGCTAAAATTAGAAATAAATGGGTAAGTATTGTACCTATAATTCTGGGTTTAATATACATCCTGATAGGATCAATAGTGGCAGATCCTTTTTATTTAGGTGCATTAATAGGGATATGGCTTTTAATTACAGGAATAATTATGTTATTCCAGGATTAA
- a CDS encoding ABC transporter permease: protein MNTGIYSISYKNLRRNWFRNASTVLRIGFGVLIFVILVSSGLGISTFLGQNQAAAGSSILNQSGGNGSTTNLLNTVNDFINSKLGIDISKSQFLGLVETILKNIINFFDLMASIVFLIGIFGITNAMTVNLLERKREIGLLKSLGFTEHQIILSHLLEAGLLGFIGALVGIVVGIFGIIILSNVIKVVHLSILIPWWLPVIALLLTTCLSMLLAAYTIFYYTRQDVVGALRYE from the coding sequence ATGAATACAGGCATCTATAGTATTTCATATAAAAATTTACGCAGAAACTGGTTTAGGAATGCTTCTACCGTTTTAAGGATAGGGTTTGGCGTGCTCATCTTCGTGATTCTGGTTAGCTCTGGACTGGGAATTAGCACATTCCTTGGCCAAAATCAGGCAGCTGCTGGAAGTTCAATTTTAAATCAATCAGGCGGTAACGGCAGCACCACTAACCTTTTAAATACCGTAAATGATTTTATAAACTCAAAATTAGGTATAGATATAAGTAAATCTCAATTTTTAGGCCTTGTCGAAACTATTTTAAAAAATATCATAAATTTTTTTGATTTAATGGCCAGCATAGTGTTTTTAATTGGAATTTTTGGAATCACCAATGCCATGACCGTTAACTTACTTGAAAGAAAGAGAGAAATAGGCTTGCTAAAATCACTGGGCTTTACAGAACACCAGATCATTTTAAGTCATCTGTTAGAGGCAGGGTTATTGGGATTTATTGGGGCTTTAGTAGGTATTGTAGTTGGAATTTTTGGAATAATAATTTTATCAAACGTTATAAAAGTTGTACATCTCTCTATTTTAATCCCCTGGTGGTTACCAGTCATAGCTTTACTTCTTACAACCTGCCTGAGCATGTTACTGGCAGCATATACCATATTTTATTACACCCGACAGGATGTTGTGGGGGCTTTAAGATATGAATAA
- a CDS encoding ATP-binding cassette domain-containing protein, translated as MNNNILKFKEVWKTYGTDKTKITALKGINLELKKNSLNLILGPSGSGKTTILNLASLLNIPTNGEILINGQNTSKLSKSERSKVRQNKIGIVYQRANLFPYLNLLENTMLPMISKDMNNASKVLNNVGIVEISKFPDEISIEKQQRVALARSMINDPHLIIADEPTGELDKKSTEAVMDLIMHIKSKHAILMLSNNVNLTEYCDELFLIKDGYLQKSKN; from the coding sequence ATGAATAATAATATTTTAAAGTTTAAAGAAGTTTGGAAGACTTATGGTACTGATAAAACTAAAATAACAGCTTTAAAAGGAATAAATTTAGAACTTAAGAAAAATTCACTAAATCTCATCTTAGGTCCATCTGGATCTGGAAAAACAACCATATTAAATCTTGCAAGCCTTTTAAACATTCCTACAAACGGTGAAATTTTAATAAATGGTCAAAACACGTCTAAATTATCTAAATCAGAGAGAAGCAAAGTTCGGCAAAATAAAATAGGAATCGTCTACCAGCGGGCTAATCTGTTTCCATATCTAAACCTTTTAGAAAATACGATGCTTCCCATGATTTCAAAAGATATGAATAATGCATCTAAAGTCCTCAATAACGTTGGTATTGTTGAAATCAGCAAATTTCCAGATGAAATTTCAATTGAAAAACAGCAGAGGGTAGCACTTGCAAGATCTATGATTAACGATCCTCATTTAATAATAGCTGATGAACCAACTGGAGAACTTGATAAAAAAAGTACAGAAGCAGTAATGGATTTAATTATGCATATAAAGAGTAAACACGCTATTTTAATGCTATCAAACAATGTTAATTTAACAGAATACTGCGATGAATTATTTTTAATCAAAGATGGCTATTTACAAAAAAGTAAGAACTAG
- a CDS encoding DUF308 domain-containing protein encodes MAEGNNILLGILAVILGILVIAFPLFSVFTVSALAGFAIMLLGIWLLVQSFGTWGASKAASIAYLILGIIAIICGIGLFGHILLFSFLASIWLYFVGFFLIISGIMSLFAKEGTAGKGSGGMGVILGILYIILGTYAWDPYYLALLIGIWLIIDGIALFFVSPSDLVGMEKSEMPK; translated from the coding sequence ATGGCTGAAGGAAATAATATATTATTAGGTATTTTAGCTGTAATTTTAGGTATTTTAGTTATCGCTTTCCCATTGTTCAGTGTATTTACAGTAAGTGCTCTGGCCGGATTCGCTATCATGTTACTTGGAATTTGGCTATTGGTACAGAGTTTTGGAACATGGGGCGCAAGCAAAGCAGCAAGTATAGCTTATTTAATACTGGGAATTATAGCAATAATATGTGGAATAGGATTGTTCGGACACATACTTTTATTTAGCTTCTTAGCAAGCATCTGGCTCTACTTCGTAGGTTTCTTCCTGATAATTTCAGGTATAATGTCACTCTTTGCTAAAGAAGGAACCGCAGGTAAAGGATCTGGAGGTATGGGAGTCATACTTGGTATATTATATATTATACTGGGTACATATGCATGGGATCCTTATTATTTAGCATTGTTAATTGGAATTTGGTTAATAATTGATGGAATAGCTTTATTTTTTGTCAGTCCATCAGATTTAGTGGGTATGGAAAAATCAGAAATGCCTAAGTAA
- a CDS encoding MBL fold metallo-hydrolase yields MADAFATITQRRMTGGLRIDKIDGKNIHIDPGPGALVRTYQFGLTPLKLDAVMVSHSHTDHYTDAEVLIEAMTKGMTRKKGTVVGSKSVIEGYKQWGPCISKYHLSKPDISILGVNETTKLGKIKIKGTKTIHGDPTAVGFNLNVKNFSISYTADTEYFEDLHKYHSGADVLIASVIRPRNEKIRGHMSTHDFAKLVDEVSPRLAIMTHLGMKMVVNDAKKEADSVKEQTGVNTFAAYDGMKINLDQFMPKQETLDSFR; encoded by the coding sequence GTGGCGGACGCTTTCGCTACCATTACCCAGCGTAGAATGACTGGCGGGCTTAGAATAGATAAAATTGATGGAAAAAATATTCATATCGATCCGGGACCTGGAGCACTGGTCAGGACATACCAGTTTGGACTGACCCCACTTAAACTGGATGCTGTCATGGTTTCCCATTCCCACACTGATCATTATACTGATGCTGAAGTCCTTATAGAGGCAATGACTAAAGGAATGACCCGAAAAAAGGGCACGGTAGTGGGAAGTAAAAGTGTAATTGAGGGATATAAACAATGGGGCCCCTGTATCTCAAAGTATCATTTAAGTAAACCAGATATTTCAATTTTAGGTGTTAATGAAACGACTAAGTTAGGTAAAATTAAAATAAAGGGAACAAAGACAATTCATGGAGATCCAACTGCAGTAGGGTTTAATCTAAATGTAAAAAATTTTTCTATATCGTATACTGCAGATACCGAATATTTTGAAGACCTTCATAAATATCACAGCGGTGCTGATGTTTTAATAGCAAGTGTCATAAGGCCCCGAAATGAAAAAATAAGGGGACATATGTCTACGCATGATTTTGCAAAACTTGTTGATGAAGTTTCACCTAGACTTGCTATAATGACTCATCTTGGGATGAAAATGGTGGTAAATGATGCTAAAAAAGAAGCAGATTCAGTTAAAGAGCAAACTGGAGTAAATACTTTCGCTGCTTATGACGGTATGAAAATTAATCTTGACCAGTTCATGCCAAAACAGGAGACTTTAGATAGTTTTAGATGA
- a CDS encoding DUF2121 domain-containing protein, with product MSLIMSYIGSNGCVMAGDKRRIGFFGDKEKREKLEEYLYSGAIQTDEELVKVAKEQEVTLKISDDARKIRSIDDVVVGEVRFKTPFETKRKRIYGTTNGYIITELSGSDIKKVENGASSIVVFGNKVTKQMANEIIKKHWKSKASLENVESVFKRVMNEISGKTPSVSKDYDIIIKHSGMDKREAQKHLREILIKDVKELQEWREGLRQQLDTNAKSIQMASKIINEGEIGKVQSINGDKIGILLDKSVQALDMEWNVIAGPGGLIEMNTDDPSSVKIGDVAVIENENLCIMRTKCSLTCNVILCRS from the coding sequence ATGAGCCTTATAATGTCATATATTGGAAGTAATGGTTGTGTAATGGCCGGAGACAAAAGAAGAATTGGTTTTTTTGGAGATAAAGAAAAACGAGAAAAACTTGAAGAATATCTTTATTCGGGAGCTATTCAAACTGATGAAGAACTGGTTAAAGTTGCAAAAGAACAGGAAGTAACCCTTAAAATATCAGATGATGCTCGAAAAATTAGAAGTATTGATGATGTTGTGGTTGGTGAGGTCAGGTTTAAAACACCATTTGAGACCAAGCGGAAACGAATTTATGGGACTACTAATGGTTATATCATTACGGAGCTTTCAGGGTCAGATATTAAAAAGGTTGAAAACGGCGCCAGTTCGATAGTGGTATTCGGAAATAAAGTTACAAAGCAGATGGCAAATGAAATCATTAAAAAGCACTGGAAATCTAAAGCAAGTTTAGAAAATGTGGAATCCGTTTTTAAGAGGGTAATGAATGAAATATCAGGTAAAACGCCATCTGTAAGTAAAGACTATGACATAATTATCAAGCACAGTGGTATGGATAAAAGGGAAGCACAAAAACATTTAAGGGAAATCCTGATTAAAGATGTTAAAGAACTTCAAGAGTGGAGAGAAGGTTTGAGACAGCAGTTGGATACCAATGCTAAATCTATTCAAATGGCATCAAAGATAATCAATGAAGGTGAAATAGGTAAAGTTCAAAGTATAAATGGAGATAAAATAGGGATACTTTTGGATAAAAGTGTCCAGGCTTTGGATATGGAATGGAATGTAATAGCAGGACCAGGCGGTCTGATTGAAATGAACACAGATGATCCTTCAAGTGTCAAAATAGGTGACGTTGCTGTAATTGAAAATGAAAATCTCTGCATCATGCGGACAAAGTGCTCTCTTACATGTAATGTTATTCTGTGTAGAAGCTGA
- a CDS encoding thioredoxin domain-containing protein, translating into MNPENKLKKSNHLINEKSPYLIQHAHNPVDWYPWGKEAFEKAKNENKPVFLSIGYSTCHWCHVMAHESFEDSEIGNLMNDIFVSIKVDREERPDLDNIYMTVCQLMTGTGGWPLTIIMTPDKKPFFAGTYFPKISMYGRVGIKDLILNIRDIWNEKPEEVFDSADQIIRALQKVSETSSGNELDENILDSAYESLSNNFDEIHGGFGGAPKFPTAHTLLFLLRYWKRNQNERALNMVKETLDSMRNGGIYDHLGFGFHRYSVDTNWLVPHFEKMLYDQAILAIAYLEAFQVTGDEKYRDTAQKIFEYVLREMQSPEGGFYSAEDADSEGVEGKFYIWKKDEIYKVLGEEDAKFASKIFNVTSEGNFSEEASQRKTGSNILHLENSLDEISETLEIKKEDLKRKIEKIREKLFNAREKRVHPHKDDKILTDWNGLMISALSKGAQVFDDEKYLEAAVKSADFIIDNLCENNRLLHRFRDGEAAITANLDDYSFFISGLLELYETSFNLKYLKLAIDLNNKLLNHFWDYENGGFYFTPDDSEDILVRKKEIYDGAVPSGNSVQMLNLLKLSKITENEELKHKAVQIEKAFSHDVMRTPSAHAQLMIAVDFKLGPSYEIVIAGTPNNNDTDMMLNSIRSNYIPNKTITLRPPDDEASEIIKIINSLKFKKQENKKATAYICSENTCKTPTTDLNTMLKFLN; encoded by the coding sequence ATGAACCCTGAAAATAAGCTTAAAAAATCAAACCACCTGATAAATGAAAAAAGCCCTTATCTAATTCAACATGCACATAACCCTGTAGATTGGTATCCATGGGGTAAAGAAGCTTTTGAGAAAGCAAAAAATGAGAATAAACCTGTTTTTTTATCAATTGGGTATTCAACATGCCATTGGTGTCATGTTATGGCTCATGAATCCTTTGAAGACTCTGAAATTGGGAATTTGATGAATGATATATTTGTTTCAATTAAAGTGGATCGTGAAGAACGGCCTGATCTGGATAATATCTACATGACAGTTTGCCAGTTGATGACTGGAACCGGAGGATGGCCGCTTACCATAATAATGACCCCTGATAAAAAGCCCTTTTTTGCAGGGACATATTTTCCAAAGATAAGTATGTATGGAAGAGTGGGCATTAAAGACTTAATTTTAAATATTAGAGATATCTGGAATGAAAAGCCAGAGGAAGTCTTTGACTCTGCAGATCAGATAATTAGAGCACTCCAAAAAGTATCAGAAACCTCATCAGGAAATGAACTTGATGAGAACATACTGGACAGTGCATATGAAAGCCTTTCCAATAATTTTGATGAAATCCATGGCGGTTTTGGAGGTGCTCCCAAATTTCCTACAGCACACACACTTTTATTTCTGCTTAGATACTGGAAAAGGAACCAGAATGAAAGAGCATTGAATATGGTAAAAGAAACCCTTGATTCCATGAGAAATGGTGGAATTTACGACCACTTAGGGTTTGGTTTTCACCGCTATTCTGTAGACACCAATTGGCTGGTACCACATTTTGAGAAAATGCTCTACGATCAGGCTATACTTGCAATAGCATATCTAGAAGCTTTTCAGGTTACAGGGGATGAAAAATACAGAGATACCGCACAGAAAATTTTTGAATATGTTTTAAGAGAGATGCAGTCTCCAGAAGGAGGCTTTTATTCTGCTGAAGATGCAGATAGTGAAGGTGTTGAAGGTAAATTTTATATCTGGAAGAAAGATGAAATTTATAAAGTTTTAGGAGAAGAAGATGCCAAATTCGCATCCAAAATATTTAACGTGACCTCTGAAGGTAACTTCAGCGAGGAAGCATCTCAAAGAAAAACTGGTTCTAATATACTTCACCTTGAAAATTCACTTGATGAAATATCCGAGACTTTAGAAATTAAAAAGGAAGATTTAAAAAGAAAAATTGAAAAAATTAGAGAAAAGCTATTTAATGCCCGTGAAAAACGCGTACATCCACATAAAGATGATAAAATACTTACCGACTGGAATGGTTTAATGATATCTGCCCTATCTAAAGGAGCACAGGTATTTGATGATGAAAAATATCTGGAAGCTGCTGTAAAATCTGCAGACTTTATAATTGACAACTTATGCGAAAACAATCGTCTCCTGCACCGCTTCCGAGATGGTGAAGCTGCAATAACTGCAAATTTAGATGATTACTCATTTTTTATATCTGGGCTTTTAGAACTCTATGAAACATCTTTTAATTTAAAATACCTTAAATTAGCAATAGATCTAAACAATAAATTGTTAAATCATTTCTGGGACTATGAAAACGGAGGATTTTATTTCACGCCTGATGATAGTGAAGATATACTTGTTAGAAAAAAAGAGATTTATGATGGTGCTGTTCCCTCTGGAAACTCAGTACAAATGCTTAACCTGCTGAAACTTTCAAAAATCACAGAAAATGAAGAACTTAAACATAAAGCAGTACAAATAGAAAAAGCATTTTCCCATGATGTTATGAGAACTCCATCTGCACATGCACAACTTATGATCGCTGTCGATTTTAAGTTAGGTCCTTCTTACGAGATAGTAATTGCAGGGACCCCTAATAACAATGATACTGATATGATGCTGAACTCCATCCGAAGCAATTACATACCAAATAAGACCATCACATTAAGGCCTCCAGATGATGAAGCTTCAGAAATAATAAAAATTATAAACTCTTTAAAATTTAAAAAACAGGAAAATAAGAAGGCAACTGCATACATATGTTCAGAAAACACATGTAAAACTCCAACAACTGATTTAAACACCATGTTAAAATTTTTAAATTAG
- a CDS encoding sulfite oxidase-like oxidoreductase, translating to MRGLFNAAKKKMKGEEPLTEEKINEIIADKNIIISEDTKRENRIPPGQHEIKSWPVLHAGSVQNIDTSKWKFKIFGLVEEEKELNYDEFMSLPQTKVFSDIHCVTTWSKLNNLWEGVSSNTIKELADVQKEAEYVTVHASGNFTTNLAIKDFLEPDVLFATRHNENPITSKHGAPLRLVVPKLYFWKSAKWVTGIEFMAEDKPGFWESNGYHMRGDPWNEERYSWQSNYI from the coding sequence TTGAGAGGATTATTTAATGCTGCTAAAAAGAAAATGAAAGGCGAAGAACCATTAACTGAAGAAAAAATTAATGAAATAATCGCAGATAAAAATATAATTATAAGTGAAGACACTAAAAGAGAAAATCGAATCCCTCCAGGACAGCACGAAATAAAATCATGGCCAGTGCTGCATGCAGGGTCAGTCCAAAATATTGATACATCAAAATGGAAATTCAAAATATTTGGACTAGTTGAAGAAGAAAAAGAATTAAATTATGATGAATTTATGTCTCTTCCCCAAACTAAGGTATTTTCAGATATACACTGTGTTACCACCTGGTCAAAGCTCAATAACCTGTGGGAAGGCGTAAGTTCAAATACAATTAAAGAACTTGCAGACGTCCAGAAAGAAGCTGAATATGTTACGGTTCACGCATCTGGCAATTTTACAACTAATTTAGCTATTAAAGACTTTTTAGAGCCGGATGTCCTGTTTGCAACCAGACACAACGAAAATCCTATAACTTCAAAACATGGAGCTCCTTTAAGACTTGTAGTCCCAAAATTATACTTCTGGAAAAGTGCTAAATGGGTTACAGGTATAGAATTCATGGCCGAAGACAAACCTGGATTTTGGGAATCTAACGGATACCATATGCGCGGTGATCCATGGAATGAAGAGCGTTACAGCTGGCAAAGCAACTATATCTAA
- a CDS encoding LSM domain-containing protein, producing the protein MRGKIIAAKSEERKENPLHRQLKQFQNKDVNILQKDNETKEGKLLAIDNYLNVAIETSVGLEFIKGTKILYIQLLN; encoded by the coding sequence ATGAGAGGCAAAATAATAGCAGCTAAATCCGAAGAAAGAAAAGAAAATCCGCTTCACAGACAGCTTAAGCAATTTCAAAATAAAGATGTCAATATACTTCAGAAAGATAATGAAACCAAAGAAGGTAAACTTTTAGCTATAGATAACTATTTAAATGTTGCCATTGAAACATCGGTTGGCCTGGAATTTATAAAAGGAACTAAAATATTATACATTCAACTTTTAAACTAA
- a CDS encoding hydroxymethylglutaryl-CoA synthase: MAGIVGYGVNIPSYRIKVEEIAKVWGDDPNAISRGLIVQEKSVPAPDEDTATISVEAARHALARALIDPQKIGAVYVGSESHPYAVKPTATIVAEAIGAAPHLTAADLEFACKAGTAGMQICMGLVDSETVEYGLAIGADTSQGAPGDALEYTASAGGAAYIIGKENTIADFEGTYSFTTDTPDFYRREGKPYPRHGGRFTGEPAYFKHVLSAAQGMFDKMGTEAKDYDHAVFHQPNGKFYLKAAKKLGFNNEQAKTGLLTPVIGNTYSGATPLGLAAILDIAEPGDRIFAVSYGSGAGSDAFSITVNDAIEERRENAPKVADMIKNKTYVDYAVYAKYKGKLRMA; this comes from the coding sequence ATGGCAGGAATTGTAGGATATGGTGTTAACATACCATCATATAGAATTAAAGTTGAAGAGATAGCAAAAGTTTGGGGAGATGACCCTAATGCTATTTCAAGAGGACTTATAGTACAAGAAAAATCTGTTCCAGCTCCAGATGAGGACACAGCAACCATATCAGTTGAAGCTGCAAGACATGCACTTGCTAGAGCACTGATAGACCCTCAAAAAATAGGGGCCGTTTATGTTGGATCAGAATCACACCCTTACGCTGTAAAACCTACAGCAACTATTGTAGCAGAAGCTATTGGTGCAGCACCACATTTAACCGCTGCAGATTTAGAATTTGCATGTAAAGCAGGTACCGCAGGTATGCAAATCTGTATGGGGCTTGTAGATTCAGAAACTGTTGAGTATGGCCTTGCTATAGGTGCAGATACATCCCAAGGTGCTCCAGGAGATGCACTAGAATACACTGCATCTGCAGGAGGGGCAGCATACATAATTGGAAAAGAAAATACAATTGCTGACTTTGAAGGAACTTACAGCTTTACAACAGATACTCCTGATTTCTACAGAAGAGAAGGAAAACCTTATCCTCGACACGGAGGAAGGTTTACAGGAGAACCAGCATACTTTAAACACGTGCTATCTGCTGCACAAGGTATGTTTGACAAAATGGGCACAGAAGCCAAAGATTACGACCACGCAGTTTTCCACCAGCCAAACGGTAAATTTTACCTGAAAGCTGCCAAAAAACTTGGATTTAACAATGAACAGGCAAAAACTGGTCTTTTAACTCCAGTAATTGGTAACACATATTCTGGAGCTACTCCATTAGGTTTAGCAGCTATACTCGATATAGCAGAACCAGGAGACCGTATATTTGCAGTTTCATACGGATCAGGTGCTGGAAGCGATGCATTCAGCATAACCGTAAATGACGCAATAGAAGAAAGACGAGAAAACGCTCCAAAAGTTGCAGATATGATTAAAAACAAAACTTATGTAGATTATGCCGTATATGCCAAATACAAAGGCAAACTAAGGATGGCTTAA
- a CDS encoding thiolase domain-containing protein — MRDVAIIGVSQTKFGELWDKSFRDLIVEAGITAIEDANVEGDELDAMYVGNMSAGLFVKQEHIASLIADHSGLAPIPCARVEAACASGGLALRNGIMAVASGYHDMVISAGVEKMTDVVDPTPAIATASDQEWEAQQGVTFPSLYAMMARRHMYEYGTTREQLAMVSVINHKNGAKNPLAQFPMEISVDAVLNSSIVADPLRLLDCSPVSDGAAAVILCPAEDAKKYTDTPIYVKASAQASGTIALHDRKNLTTIDSTVHASRNAYKMAGLEPKNIDLVEVHDCFSINGLLAVEDLGFVEKGKGGIAIEEGMTEIDGDIPVNPSGGLKARGHPLGATGIAQAAEIVWQLRGEAGKRQVDGAQIGMTHNIGGTGGTAAVHIFSN, encoded by the coding sequence TTGAGAGACGTTGCAATTATCGGAGTTTCACAGACAAAATTTGGAGAACTCTGGGATAAATCATTTAGAGATTTAATAGTAGAGGCCGGAATAACGGCCATTGAAGATGCAAATGTAGAAGGAGACGAACTAGATGCCATGTATGTTGGAAACATGTCTGCTGGTCTATTTGTAAAGCAAGAACACATCGCATCATTGATAGCAGACCATTCAGGACTTGCACCAATTCCATGTGCAAGAGTAGAAGCAGCATGTGCATCTGGAGGATTAGCACTTAGAAATGGGATAATGGCTGTTGCATCAGGATATCATGATATGGTAATTTCTGCAGGTGTGGAAAAGATGACCGATGTAGTTGACCCAACTCCAGCTATCGCCACAGCTTCAGACCAGGAATGGGAAGCACAGCAAGGTGTCACTTTCCCATCACTTTACGCAATGATGGCAAGAAGACATATGTACGAATATGGAACAACAAGAGAACAGTTAGCAATGGTTTCTGTTATAAACCATAAAAATGGTGCCAAAAACCCACTTGCTCAGTTCCCAATGGAAATTTCAGTGGATGCTGTATTAAACTCAAGTATAGTCGCAGACCCACTTAGACTCCTTGATTGTTCACCAGTATCAGACGGTGCAGCTGCAGTCATTTTATGTCCTGCAGAAGACGCTAAAAAGTACACAGATACACCAATATATGTTAAAGCTTCAGCACAAGCTTCTGGGACCATCGCATTACACGATAGGAAAAACTTAACCACCATTGACTCAACAGTACACGCATCAAGAAATGCATACAAAATGGCAGGCCTTGAACCAAAAAATATTGATTTAGTTGAAGTTCACGACTGTTTCAGTATAAACGGGTTACTTGCAGTAGAAGACCTTGGATTTGTTGAAAAAGGAAAAGGTGGAATTGCCATTGAAGAAGGTATGACTGAAATAGACGGTGATATTCCAGTAAACCCATCTGGAGGACTCAAAGCTAGAGGCCACCCATTAGGAGCTACAGGAATTGCTCAGGCAGCCGAAATCGTATGGCAACTTAGAGGAGAAGCAGGTAAAAGACAGGTAGACGGCGCCCAGATCGGTATGACCCACAATATTGGTGGAACCGGCGGAACTGCTGCAGTCCACATTTTCTCCAATTAA
- a CDS encoding rhodanese-like domain-containing protein — MSTHKKEFEEIEPKEVFTILEKHRNDPDFVILDVRTLEEYDGGHIENAYLLNFKSGSFENELGKMDKNKKYFVYCRTGRKSRKAVELMKKRGYMEAHSIIGGVDKWKRNRLPVEK, encoded by the coding sequence ATGTCTACACATAAAAAAGAATTTGAAGAAATAGAACCTAAAGAAGTGTTTACCATACTTGAAAAGCATAGAAATGACCCTGATTTTGTGATTCTGGATGTCCGTACTCTGGAAGAATATGATGGTGGGCACATCGAAAATGCATATCTTTTAAACTTTAAATCTGGTAGTTTTGAAAATGAACTTGGGAAAATGGATAAAAATAAGAAATACTTTGTTTATTGTAGAACAGGACGTAAAAGCCGCAAAGCAGTTGAATTAATGAAAAAAAGAGGATACATGGAAGCTCATAGTATCATAGGTGGCGTAGATAAATGGAAACGAAACAGACTTCCAGTTGAGAAATAA